The Elaeis guineensis isolate ETL-2024a chromosome 14, EG11, whole genome shotgun sequence genome has a segment encoding these proteins:
- the LOC105056922 gene encoding LOW QUALITY PROTEIN: scarecrow-like protein 9 (The sequence of the model RefSeq protein was modified relative to this genomic sequence to represent the inferred CDS: inserted 2 bases in 2 codons; deleted 2 bases in 1 codon) has protein sequence MNRRVRELSGMMNGLTYRDFCSRQNTTNGFRLEQLQPFLYHSNHMNFPPQMVSGTNTMNPNGNPSSAHRTTPGVDSPEDCEVFSDIALNYISKMLMEEDIDEKVNNYQEESALQATEKPFYEILGQKYPPSPVQRPLYSHRSRESTNSSYGNSNSRSNSSRVSDNSWAPDFHEYRQSQSLRASLDRSSQSPLSSSNSVGNVVEAVEEPLISSSRLPDLLIESLPAWQFRRGVEEARKFLPSDDKLKIDLEANGFSSPQKLKNAGRAVDVKAEEEEETEHAVHGSRGRKNLHREDLDLEEXRSNKQSAVYSEDTIRSEMFDMVLLCQGEKSEKISDLREAMQNEANKNSQNGHAKGSGGGKARGKKQSKREVVDLRTLLIHCAQAVAADDHRTASELLKQIRQHSSPNGDGTQRLANCFADGLEARLAGTGSQIYHTLIAKRTTATDILKAYHLYLAACPFKMVSHFFCHQTILNVAEKASRVHIIDFGIYFGFQWPCLIQRLAARAQGPPTLRITGIDVPQPGFRPTERIEETGRRLADYAKSFNVPFEYQGIASKWENIRVEDLKIDRDEVLIVSCFYRFRNLVDETVIVDSPRNKVLNTIRKMSPNVFIHGVVNGSYGAXFFVTRFREALFHYSALFDMLETNVPREDEQRLLIERDLFGREALNVIACEGSERVERPETYKQWQVRNLRAGFVQLPLNPDIMKKAKDKVKTSYHKDFVIDEDSRWLLQGWKGRIIHALSTWKPNESYSIA, from the exons ATGAATCGTCGTGTTAGAGAGCTGTCTGGTATGATGAATGGGTTGACGTATCGTGATTTTTGCTCTCGTCAGAACACCACAAATGGTTTTAGATTGGAACagttgcagcctttcttgtatcACAGTAATCATATGAACTTCCCCCCCCAAATGGTATCCGGTACCAACACTATGAACCCAAATGGCAATCCTTCATCCGCTCATCGTACAACTCCCGGGGTGGATAGCCCGGAAGATTGTGAGGTCTTCTCAGATATAGCCCTCAACTACATAAGCAAGATGCTGATGGAAGAGGACATAGATGAGAAGGTCAATAACTATCAGGAAGAGTCGGCCCTTCAAGCTACAGAGAAACCCTTCTATGAGATCCTCGGTCAGAAGTATCCACCTTCACCCGTTCAGCGGCCGCTCTATTCGCATCGCAGCCGAGAGAGCACCAACAGTAGCTATGGAAACTCCAACAGCAGAAGTAATAGCAGCAGGGTGTCGGATAATAGCTGGGCTCCTGATTTTCATGAATACCGGCAATCACAATCGTTGCGTGCCTCCCTGGACCGGTCTTCCCAATCTCCATTGAGCTCCTCTAATAGTGTGGGTAATGTTGTTGAAGCAGTGGAAGAGCCCCTGATCAGCAGTAGTAGGCTTCCCGATCTACTGATCGAAAGCCTGCCTGCCTGGCAGTTCAGGAGAGGAGTCGAAGAGGCACGCAAGTTCCTTCCTAGTGATGATAAGTTGAAAATTGACCTGGAGGCCAATGGGTTTTCATCACCTCAAAAGCTGAAAAATGCCGGAAGAGCGGTCGATGTcaaggcggaggaggaggaggagaccgAACATGCTGTTCATGGGTCCAGAGGTCGAAAGAATCTGCACCGTGAAGACTTGGATCTGGAGG GGAGGAGCAATAAACAGTCGGCTGTTTATTCCGAGGACACCATTCGGTCTGAAATGTTCGACATGGTTTTGCTTTGTCAGGGAGAGAAGAGT GAAAAGATATCTGATCTGCGAGAAGCAATGCAGAACGAAGCGAACAAAAATTCGCAGAATGGTCATGCTAAAGGATCGGGTGGTGGGAAGGCGCGAGGGAAGAAGCAAAGTAAGAGAGAAGTGGTGGATCTTAGAACTCTACTGATACATTGTGCTCAAGCGGTGGCGGCTGACGACCACCGGACCGCCAGTGAACTACTAAAACAGATCAGGCAGCACTCTTCACCGAATGGAGATGGAACTCAAAGGTTGGCTAATTGCTTTGCAGATGGGCTCGAGGCCCGCTTGGCCGGCACGGGCAGTCAGATCTATCATACCCTCATAGCAAAGCGAACAACTGCTACCGATATATTGAAAGCATACCATCTCTATCTTGCAGCATGCCCCTTCAAGATGGTCTCGCACTTCTTCTGTCATCAGACGATCCTGAATGTTGCAGAGAAGGCATCAAGGGTGCACATCATAGATTTTGGCATTTATTTTGGCTTCCAGTGGCCATGCCTCATCCAGCGCCTTGCTGCCAGGGCTCAAGGGCCCCCAACGCTTCGGATCACCGGTATCGATGTACCTCAGCCTGGGTTCCGTCCTACGGAACGAATCGAAGAGACGGGGCGGCGGCTTGCAGATTATGCCAAAAGCTTCAACGTTCCTTTTGAGTATCAAGGCATTGCATCAAAATGGGAGAACATTCGTGTGGAGGATCTCAAAATCGATAGAGATGAGGTGCTTATTGTCAGCTGCTTTTATCGCTTCAGGAATCTTGTGGACGAGACCGTCATTGTTGACAGCCCAAGGAATAAAGTCCTCAACACCATAAGAAAGATGAGCCCGAATGTTTTCATCCATGGAGTTGTGAATGGATCCTACGGTG CCTTCTTTGTAACACGCTTCCGTGAGGCTCTGTTTCACTACTCTGCATTGTTTGACATGCTTGAAACTAATGTGCCACGGGAGGATGAACAGAGGTTGCTGATTGAAAGGGACCTTTTTGGACGGGAGGCTCTTAATGTGATAGCATGTGAGGGCTCAGAAAGGGTAGAGAGACCAGAGACCTACAAGCAGTGGCAGGTGAGGAATCTGAGGGCTGGGTTCGTTCAGCTTCCACTGAATCCGGACATCATGAAGAAGGCAAAGGATAAAGTGAAAACCAGTTATCACAAGGATTTTGTTATAGATGAAGACAGCCGATGGCTGCTGCAGGGCTGGAAGGGGAGAATCATCCATGCACTGTCCACATGGAAGCCTAATGAATCCTACTCTATTGCCTGA